Sequence from the Alosa sapidissima isolate fAloSap1 chromosome 21, fAloSap1.pri, whole genome shotgun sequence genome:
TATAATACTATATATAGGTTTGGATTTCTTTACTGGTGGAAATGCAAAGATATGGTAGTGTGTTTATTAAAGAATGGTAGTGTTTATTAAAGAATATTTGGTTAGTAATTGTTTGGTATTTCAGTATAATCAATATTTTCATGCTTTGCATGCATTGGATTATTTCAAGATAAACATTAAATACATGTTGGTCCATTTTTGGCTACATCTTTggcttatttattcattcatttatgcATACACCCgctccctccaacacacacacacacacaaacacacacagtcatacctccatcagtTCGTCCTTCACACCTTCCTGGTTTCACTTATTCATTTCCCAAATTTTCCAAACTTGGCCTTTCAAACAGGCTGCCATTTAATGTCTTATCGAGGTGGGCCCACAAAGGCCAAGGATGGCCTACTGCTACTATATTAGCATGGGACAGATATGCCTTAACATGACTGATGCTCGGCTCGGGATTACCCCTTTGATTGACACCTCACCTGACCAGGTGGAATGACAGATAGCACTGCGGTGACTGTTGTGTCCTTGGGAAAAGGAGGAAAACATTTAAAAGGTAGGCTAAATGCGAATGGGTGGAATAAACTAGAACGTATTGCTTTTGCAAATTGATGTCCAGCTTACAGAACATTGGGTAAACTGTTGATGTAGAATCCATTGCTCCCAGCTTGATCAAATAATTCGTCTGCCTTAACTTGCATCTGGGCTTATTGATCACATCTGAAACATAAACAACCAAAACCCGTTGTTGATTGGGTTTCGACAGACATTTATgaattttgaatttatttccaaTGTCATAACAAACAAAATTTCCAAAGAACAAACCTCTTAAAACCCAGATTTTTGACTCCAAACCGCAACTGCGCAATGCATTATTGACCTTTTTCACTTGGAAgcatcaacaacacaacactattGCATTTTTTGCTGACTCGTGGTGTTCCCCAACACTTTCAGAATACTGCTTTAATGATCCACGATCATGCATTTAATTAGCGAATCGATAAATCTACATCTTATCATGCAGAAAGAATGTGCTAGGCTATTGCTGTGCACTCGGGCGACCCCAAAACAGATGTGCGTCTGTCACTACTCCCCTTATATCATCCACGAAACAAAAATGATTCACATCTCCGCCCACCTCCCTGCAGAGACTGTATTTCTGCCGAGAACATGAAGTGTAAACACATCTTCAAACAATTACGAATAAGTCACCTTTATTTAGATTATCCTCACGTAAACATACAGATATATTTTTGGGGTCTCGGTGCACGTCTGTCTGACCATGCGACTGTTGGTTTAACTGAGCTAGCAGGGCTATTACGAAAAcacagggagaagagagaagactcAGTTAATTTCAGAGACTTGGACATGATATGTGCTTTTATTGCGCACCCCCTTCACCACTACCCCCgcctcctcaaacacacacacacacacacacacactgatatccGGGAGAACTCCTCTCAACACCTTCTCCGAAATCTTGCCTTGCACGGACATGATCTCACTTAAGCTGACCGGCCAGGCCTCGCTCGCTGGCTCGCCTGCCACCAGCTGCTTGTCCAACAGCTGATATGTATTTCATTCTGACATGCTAACATACTGTACGTAAACTATTTACTATACCGTTAATTTAAAAAACCTTGTTTTAGTAATTTGGGAGGTAAAGCCTGCCTAGGCTACATGTCCTCATGATATCCCACAAGGCGAAGTCAATGCAGGCCTACTTGCGTAATGctttattacaaaaaaaaaaaaacatcacaccTGTAGCCTATTGCTGTTATtagcctaataaaaataaaaaataggtCTACCTTTAAGATATTGTATCTGAATTAGGATGTTAATCATTGTGAGTATTATAGACAATTTGTGACTATTGGGGTTTCCAACTAGACGTTCAATAATTTAAATCGTGAGCAATGTCTTGACATAATCTTTGGGAAACGTTCTTAAAACATCAATATGTTTCTAGAAATTAAACGAATACAAACTACTACTCTGCATGCTTTGTATGCCATCCTTTGTTGTCACagacaagtaggcctataggtcACATATAGAGATACATCACGGTAGGCATAGAGGTTTCCGCGCCAGTTAACGTCCTGTACAAAGAGGTTTTTTGACTGGTTGCATTACCTGTAGTGAAATTCCACACTAAATATTTGCTTCAGGCTGAgtggatcccccccccccccctccccaacacacacacacacactcacacacacacacacacacacacacacacagacagaccctttttttttataacgcCTTCAGACGAAACTCTTGACTTTCAATATCATGTGGCCTACATATGAAATAATATCTAAAGTATATGTAGCTGGCATCAAACCTGTAGCAGAACCACTGAAACTAGCCCATATGTGCCATTGAAATAAACTATTTTTAACAGATAGAGGTCGCTGTTGTCTCTCAAAAAAGGTAGCCTATGGAACTCACCAAGTGTTGGGAATCTCATTGATCAGACGCGTTTGTTAAAGGCGCTACAAATGAACCGTGTAAATGcgatatttattttaaaaacgtGTATTTTACGAGTTCAAGGAGAAAAAATTATGCATCTTAAAAACGGATTGTATCTCCTTAATAATAACTTACGACTGTTTTCGACTGTCTCGTCAAAATGTTTACGGTAGGCCTACTTTACCTTAACACTGATGTATTTCCACAGATGAGGAAGTAAAGACAATATCACAAAATTCTCAGCGTAACGACCCAGTATCTCGTTTTCTTTATTACACAAAATATAATCTTTGGACAAATTTCCCGTTTTTACAAATAGTTCTCCATAAAGTAATAATGAAaaacaacataggctacaagatAAACGCGAAagcaaacatgaaatgaaatcatGGTGTGATATGTTATGGGATCAGTATATTTTCTAGGACACTGTTATATGACATATAGGCTAACTTGTTCTTGATTTCTCattaaataatttatttatttattttcgctGCTCAGGAGACGGTCTTCAAAACCCGATGTGTTGCTTCGTGGTGAGACCTGGTGAAGGAGAATTTGGAGAAAATAAATATCAGGTTGAAACAATATTGTTGTCTAAGTTCTGGAAAGTTTGGGAAATTGGCGTAGTTTTGTCAAAATTAAacatacattaaaacacatttgCAGTGGCTATCAAACAATGTTATTGCAAAACCTTGCAAAATAATGGCGAAATTACCTGTCATGCATTTGTGGGAATGGCGATCTCAGCACTGGTGTCCGTGGTTCGATCCTCTGCTGCACGTTTTCCTGATCTACAGTcacatgaaaacacaaaaaaatgttaATTGGCATTTAAATCATCCAATATCAAGAGGTCAAAACAATTGTGACAGATTTCTCTGTGACAGTATAATTCAATATGTTTAGGAAAAATATGAAATTAAATGTATTTGACATGTACCATGACGTTGAGGGCTGAAGCCGTCCGACGAATTTTCGCTGTCTCCCTCTGGTCCTGAATGGCCAGCCGGTGATGGTGACCTCTTGATGTGCGCCGCGGGACTGTGGCTGTAGTTGTGACTGCTTTGATTAACACCCAGAAGTGACCTGACGTTCATTAGGGAATTGGCGCTGAGAAAGGCGGCACTTGCCGCCCAGTTGTGCAGTTTCCCAATCTGGCAAGTGTATATTCCGTGAGTCGGGAGAAATGCTGGGTGGTGAGACGGCAGAGAGGTTCGCAGGCCTACAGGGGCCGTGAGCGCACCAACTTTCTGAGAGTTGTCAGGACTAGTTGCCGTCTCCGCCAAAGACCAAATCTTTGGCTTAGTGTTTGAGGGCCTGTGACATCCTGGTCCATCGGGGGAAAGTGCAGGGACATTTTTGACAACTTGTGGTTCTTTATTAATAGCAAGCGAATCACTCACACCCTTGAGCTCGGGAAGAGGTAAAGTCCGTTTTGGCTCCATATTTTCCACATTAACACGTTCACCAGCACTTGGCTTGTCGAGGGACACTTGTTCCAGCTTACTTTGCTCCTCTGTATTTTCGTCTGTTTTGACGACGTCGATGCTTTCCAAATCAATTTCTTCGTCATCCTCATTCTTGTCATGATCCTCCTCGTTGTCACTGTCAAATATCCTGCCGTCACGATCCTCAGCGCTGCGTCCCCACGTCACTTTGTTCTCCTTTTTTAGTCGCCTGCGCGCGTTGGCGAACCAGGTAGACACTTGGGTAAGGGTCATCTTGGTGATGATGGCCAGCATGATCTTCTCTCCCTTGGTGGGATAAGGATTCTTCTTGTGCTCCTGCAGCCAGGCTTTCAGAGTGCTTGTAGTCTCCCGTGTGGCACTCTTCGCTCGGGACGGGTCGCCGTATTGGTACTGGCCGTATGGGTAGAAGCCGGGGGCCGGATGCACGAAGCCTGAGGGATGGGCACCAGGAGAATCCTTCAGCTCATATTGCGAACCCTGAAAACATAAAGACAAAAGTTTGTGCTTGATAACAATTTAGGCCCTCAAATCATCCACGAAACACTACAGTATGGGTTAATTTAGCCTGAAATAGTGACTGGACAACTAAAAAGGCCAACGTTGGAAATAAACAGGGGGAGATGCAATGATTTAAACTAACCTAAACATTATGGATTATATTATGCACTGTGACAATTCTGGATGCTTCGCCTTTATTTAAGTTATTGAGAAATATTGTCGATAAGGCTACATAGTGTCATATTAAGCAAAATAATTATATTTATCTGATTGAAATCACGGCTGTAAATATTGATAATTAATTCCCATAAAATATGTCAGATTTAAGAAGGCTACACAACTTAAGTGACTGATTAAAATGAAAATTGTATTAGGTCATTTCGTTGTTTTGCCTTGCAGACACAGGTCACATCATTTACTAAAACGATGGGAAACAGATGATCTTTTAAGTTTGAAAAATAACATTTCCCAAATACAAGCCAAAGTAATGGAAATGATTTCCCCGTATCATATATTAAATGAATCCAACGTTTTTGACATATGTGCAAGATACAAAGAGCCACCATCTTCTGATTAAAGCCTATATGCATATTGACATTTACACAATCTTAATTTTAAAGATGTATTTCGGGTGCATTATAACTTTCACTCTTTTTCGGATTTACCGCTATATTACTTGGAGTGTTCAACACGTAAATCAATGGCAATGCCATGTTCATCTTCTTACCATTTGGGACAGTAGGGCCAGTTCGGCGCTGTTATAGGGGAGAAAAGCGCTATAGTTTTGCGCAGTCCACGGGCTTGCATACATGCCCAACATCGATGTGACTGCCGGCGCTCCTGCAGACGGATTCCCACCGCTTTCAGAGCTCCCTTCTCGGGTCGATGCTGACAAAACTCCGGTCCTCTCTCCACCGTAAGCCTCTGGGGAGGCGCTCAAAAACTGGGGGTAACCCAGCTGAGAAAAAGACATGTCCAATTTCAGTCAAGCCActcgaaagaaaaaaaaaagactccaGTAAGGTAAGATGTCAAAATCACTGCAGACTTCTCCGTTCGCGGTTGTCCCAAGGATACACTCCAAGCGGCAGTTGAGCGCCAAGTGATGTGACCACCCTTAGGACTCCTCACAATTTGAAGTTGACGGTTTGATTGGCATGCTACTTAAGCGCGAGGCCCCTCCTTTATCGGGAGCATACGATTAGTGCATTGGTCGgggttgtctctctctctttctcgtgtgtgtgtgtgtgtgtgtgtgtgtgtatgtgtgtgtgtgtgtgtgtgtgtgtttgggaaaggataaggagggaggagggagaggtgaTTATGGGCTATTTAAGTGTTTATTTTCGGAGGTTAAAGTTTGGTTGTGGGTAAGTGACTAAGGACTGTATGTCTATGCACAGTTTTTAAATCTAAACATTACAAATTTGAAATCACATTTTAACTTCATTCTGTTTAATTCTAAAAAACGCCCATTATTGATGAATTACTGTAAAGTCTGCGTGAAAACAACAGATATGTCTGTACCATCCGGAAATATATCCTATAAGCCTCAGTAAGAATTAGCCTACTTGGACGGCTATTGTTTTGGGAGAGGCAAACCATTGATGAATATAGCTGAATTTGAATCATCATGAGTTGAtcacattgtttttccaaaCTCTGCAGATTTCATTCACGCCATTTGAAGATATTAAATTATGCCTAATGCATGGATGctcgtgacagttttgcgcaaAAAGGGGAAGATATGGCAAAAACAATTTCAGGCAGGCTGGTATGTAAATGGGTGACAGAAGTGCAGAGTATTGTGtcatctttcacacacacacacacacacacacacacacacacccttacttcGTTAAGAAAAAAGAGGGACTCAATAACATCCAACAGGGAAACAGACGATCCCGTTTATGGTAATTTGCCCATTAGCATCATACAGGTTGTCCCGTGATAAGGCGACAGGTTAATGAAATGCCTCTTTCTGTCGAGCCATTTGATCCCTCTGAGAGGTTGTGATAAGCAGCCAACCAGAGAAACCTGCAATTAAAATCACAGCCTATCTCTCCGTCCCAGTATATTCTCTCTCCCGTCCTCTCATCTCAAGCTCGTAATGAGGGCTAACACCCCTGTCTTTGCTAATCCTCCCCCTGGGTACTCCACGCTATCAGATGTTAGCTTTGTAATTATTTATCCAAAAAAGTCATAATTTCATGCTCGAGTAGCAAATGAGTTTGGCGGGGTGGTTAGTTAATTCTCTCCGTGTCCTGCGATGCGTAGAGAGGGATTTAATGATTTAATTACCGCGGTTAGCCCTCATTTTGGCAAAggcgatttaaaaaaaaaaaaaagattccccTCCTGCATAGAATTTTAATAATGCTTCATATAGGatattctgctctctctctctctctctctctctctgtaggctATCTGCCCACAGAAGAGCAAGCGGCCAATTTGTGTGGCATTATAAAAAGACGCTGCTCAGCAATGGCAGAGTCGAGGAAGCCCATCTGGCTAAACCCCAACATGAAATGATATGTTAAAAAGAGTCATTCTTTAGCCTGGCATAGCCTGTCCGTCAACCACGCTTGGTGTGTTTGTCAGTCACAGTTTAGAGCCACCTCTGCGACAGACACTTAGGAAAACCGCTCGACGTTTCTACGCTGATGGGATAATTTAGTCCTCTCCCCCGCCATCTTTTTGTAGACATGATTTCCATAGAGTCTCTGTGGAAATATGTACTGTTAATAAATTCCTCCGACTTATCTCGTCTGGAAGAGGGGAAACGGGCTTTGGAAATAGCTTTGAGCGACGCCGATTCAACTTAATATCCAAGAGCCAGTCCACTTGTGTATTCAAGTGAGCACCAGcgatgtgtctctctctctctgtgtgtgtgtgtgtgtgtgagagagagagagaacgtggGCCTTTCAACGCGTCCCTGGCAAGACTACCAAGTGCCCTCTGTCCTCATATCCCTCTCAGCCAGCCTACGGACATGAAACTGACTGCCTTTAGCTGCTCCAGCAGTATCTATTTAGATAATCTGCTATCGAGGATGGCAGAATTatagtttaaaaataattatggtttatacacaatgcaatCACTTCTTGTCATAAGAGCTAGTGCTGACATTTGCCCAAAGGATTGGGATATATGACTTCAATATACCTGGACTGGAGCAATCAGGTAAATACGTTTGTGGTGGTTGAGTTTGTGAATGAACATGCCAAACATACAGACTCATTTAACTTAGCTGGCATCAGTAGTCTTGCATCAGTTTGGATGACAGTCAATGCTGTTCATTGTGGAATTCGTCCATTGCAAAATGTGCTACTACCCATTGCACAAGATCAATAATAACGTTTACGTTAATTATCCATCTTGTTCAGATTTCTTGTGCACAAGCCATGCCATAGTATGCAGAGCTtagccttgtgtgtgtattttttacaCGCCTTTTGTATAAACCTATTGAATGAGGCTAGTCATGCTGAGGTTAGAtcagtgtcctctctctctccctcagacaTCTGCGTATTAGCAGCCCATATTGTCGCAGGGCTGTCACAAGTGTATTTAACAATCACCAGTGTTCACTTTCCAGCAAACCAGAAGGTGTTGGGtggcactttctctctctctctctctctctctctctctctctctctctctccatatgtgtgtgtgtggttgctggCTGGTGAGCGGAGCACGGCGCGGGTCTGTATCTGTAATTGTGGGTTGCGGGTCACATCCCCTCGCAGCATGGTTTTAATAACACGGCCCAGGCCCTCGGAGAGTCACCTCTCCACTCCGTCCCCATCTGCCTGGCTGTCTGAAGTGACAGCACAGGGGACTGCCGGGGCTCATTTTGCAGTCCATTAGCTGAGGGCAGGACTCCAATTCCCATGAGTCCCCAGCGTGCCCCCTCCCTACAaacccctaaaaaaaaaaaaaccctcccaGCCCCCTCAACCCACTTCTCACCCCGCacatctccaccaccaccaccacctcctcctccaccacctccacctcctcctctccacccctctggAGGCCCTCACACACAGTGAAGCTCTTCATCTCTCCCAGCTCTCTCGCACTGCCTGACCTTTGTGACACTGTTGGCCAAACATTGCCTCCTCCTATAATGAGCTATTGAATGTGATGAATTAATGACTccttgtgtcagtgtgtctgtgtgtgtgtgtgtgtgtgcctgtgtgtgcgtgtgtgtgtgtgtgtgtgtgtgtgtgtgtgtgtgtgtgcgtgtgtattttgtgtgttcctgtgtctgagcatgtgtattttgatgtgtgtgtgtgtgtgtgtgtatgtgtgtgtgtgagagagagaaagagcatatGCATTTCACAGCTTTCACCGTTTATTCTATGCAGAGAGTGCCTAAACACATTATAAAAATGGCTGTTTGAATCCATTTACATTCCTTGCTGTTTTTTGGCGTATCATTGGAATCTCATCACTGTCTTTACTGTACCTATCTGGCATCTGGCATCCCCTGGGTCCTAAAGTAGCTGGGTAGAGTGGGGATagattacctctctctctcacctttcctacctatctctttctctctcacttactctctttcctccctttctatctctctctttcactttttctacctctctttctctttttctctacctTTTCCTtcttgccttctctctctctttccctctacctctctctcacacacacacctttcctacctctctctctcactccctcccttttACTTTTTCACCTTTcctatcactctctcacacactcccttaacccccacaccccctctacatctccctctctgtccatttctttctctcggtctatgtgtgtgtgtgtgtgtgtgtgtgtgtgtgtgtgtgtgtgtgtttgtgtgtgtgtgtgtgtgtgtgtgtgtgtgttggctccgACTGCATCTAGTGTGTGGCTCATTAGCTGACTGCTGGGGTGGGAGGAATCCTATCTGCCAACATCTCCCTCCCACTGGGATGTACTCCAAATACACCCAGGCAGTTCTTCTGTGGTCACATGACTGGCCTCCCCGAGCGTGATTGGCAGACGTCACCGTTAGCTTTTTTAGTTTTTCAATTAGCATTGCATTTTCACACTCCCTCATGAGTAGACCTGTAACAAACACTAACGAacagcaatacacacacacacacacacacacacacacacacacacacacacacacacacacacacacacaaacataaacacaaatatttaCCCAAACAGCTTTAATCTTTGCTCCATTTCTATCTCTTTTTATCCTGATCTGCCGTACTACAATCGGCTAACTCTTCTTATCAGTGTGAAACTCTGATCCATCTGATAGGGAGCCATCTTGAAAAGAATCACAGTTTCCATCTAATCTCATTTGTCTCAGGATGTCTATTTCACACATCACCATTGCTCCTCTCCCTGTGTAAATGTATATTTCCCTAATTAAGAAAGACACCATTTGAAGACTTTGAATTCACAAACAATTTGTCTGATAGTTTGCCAGTTTGGTCTAGACGTCGTAGGGAATATGGAACATTAGAATGCTATTAGCAACTGCTCTGTCCTTAATTGTTTTACATTATTACCGGTCTTTCAAGGCTGGTCTGTTAGCTACGTACTAGTTGATTTCAATGACAATAAACATTTAGTGGTGTTAGGTGTTGTTACACTCACTTAAAGTATTCAGGAAATGGATGAATCAAGAGGCAGAAATCTAACATGTGATTTTGGACCTTGGGTCACCCTTACAAATTTAcagtgttatgtttttttttttttttttttttttttttaaacctgggaTTGCTAATATGTTTGGTCTTTTGAACACATGCTGGCCTTCTCTTATGCTTATTCATGCCAGCAGTAATGACCTGCAGTCGTAGAATAACTGACAGATAAGCAAGGGCGacctcttggtgtgtgtgtgtgtgtgtggctgttaaAAGACTGGTGTTAATGACTGTGGCATTTAATTAGCCCATCACGGCTTAGTTTCCCCACTTTTGTTCAAGAGTGAGGGAAGGACAGTAAGACACAAGATGAAAGAGATCCTGAGGATAAGGATTAAGATAAATGGAGATCTTTGATATTAAGCAGATGGATTAGCTCTCTCGCATGgctttgaaatgaaaaagaaTGCTTAATATAAGACCTTtggaatgtacagtatattgagTGCAAATTGCTGTTGATGCTGGCGGTAACAGGAGGGACATTATCATAAATGGAGCCCATTTGGTATCACATATGTGTGGCTCAGTTAGTTGCAGGGGCTAGTGAGCTTTTCAGGTTCCTTACCCAGAAGGCAAATACTCTGAATGCAAAACAAAAGTCCTCCCAGCAATTAACGGATGGGCAAGAGTTTACATGTAATCATCTGTTTCGAAAAGACTCAGAGGGCATCACTGAGAGGCAGATCTTCTGATAATGTGAACTCTTTTCCAGAGGTCAGCTTCTTTTTGGATTGATGCAGCAACAACAATCCAACAGTAACAGCCTGTTCGTATTTAACTAGGTTTCCTCCATCATGTATTTCCATATTAGCCTGAGTTCATTTGTAATGTGATGGCTGATTCAGCCCCCGTTCCTTCCCCGGCAAGTTTGTGAATTAAAACAGGTGTTTGACATGATGACCAAATACACAAATTCCACCTCCCGCCACCGAAGACAAGACAATGAAAAAGCTCTCAAAGCAGGGTCCTTTctgaaaggagaaaaaaagctGTGGATTTGATTATGCTACGCAGATTATTTacccttttgttttgctttactaGGCACTCTAATGCTCATCAAGCATAGTTAGCGATTAGCATGACTTTCAAGGCCCTCTTGATTGCAGTGTTGTGCTGTTTTGGACCCTGCCCGGTTCTTTGTTGTGCTCAGTGACTTTGGTGGGGGGTCCCTTTGGATTAACACAATGAATTGAGATTGGGGGGTTGTTGGGGGATGGGGTGagactggggggggggtatgggttGAGATTGGGGGGTGCTGGGGGGTCGAGGAATAGTTCAAAAGAAGCCCTCAAGGAGACCCACAAGCCCAACGCTGGTCACAGAAACTCAATATCCTTAAGCACTTCGACCTTAAGTCAGTCGCTGCTCGCCTTAACTGGATTGATTGGCGAGTTAGCACGTTTCGCTGACACAATTCACTTAGAGTCAATTTAGAAACACAGTCTTCACTGACACAGTGGCTGTGCCATATATAGCCGCTCTTTTTTTTAGGTGTGCGTGTGGAGGTCTTTTTGTATAGTGTCCGTCTCAACTGTCCTCACTAGCTTTCATCATAGCCCTTGATGCTTTGTCCACCTCatcccctctcatctcctcacaGAAAGTACAGAGATCAAGTCTTCTCAACCTCAGGGATCATGGCGGCCTCCCCGAGGACTAAGCTCTCCATATGGGTAAGGATAAAGAGGGTATCCCTTACAGAGGTTACCTTCCGCCACCAACCCCCATCAAGTCAATGCTATCAATTACCACTACTGAGGCCATTGTCTGCTGCAGGACTTAATAAGGTATTAGCTACCCAAATCACAGCAGAAGGACTCAGTGAGCAGAGCTGCTGATCCCTCATAGAAGGCCTGTGTAGCTTAACCACCTTAGCTTTCTCAGATCAAAGCTAGCTGGTTTGAGTTTAGCTCAGAGACGGCCAGGATTAAAAACAATGAGAAATGCATGAAGTGGCCTCAACAAGTGGAAGCAGTTGGAAGGAGAGTAGGCAGCATACACCCCTATTTTCTGAGGGGGGACATGTTTGAAGTGGAAAAGGAAATAGCCTATTCAGAGGAGCAGGCAGATTGTCAGCATACTGCAGGAAGTGGGCTTGA
This genomic interval carries:
- the irx1b gene encoding iroquois-class homeodomain protein IRX-1b; amino-acid sequence: MSFSQLGYPQFLSASPEAYGGERTGVLSASTREGSSESGGNPSAGAPAVTSMLGMYASPWTAQNYSAFLPYNSAELALLSQMGSQYELKDSPGAHPSGFVHPAPGFYPYGQYQYGDPSRAKSATRETTSTLKAWLQEHKKNPYPTKGEKIMLAIITKMTLTQVSTWFANARRRLKKENKVTWGRSAEDRDGRIFDSDNEEDHDKNEDDEEIDLESIDVVKTDENTEEQSKLEQVSLDKPSAGERVNVENMEPKRTLPLPELKGVSDSLAINKEPQVVKNVPALSPDGPGCHRPSNTKPKIWSLAETATSPDNSQKVGALTAPVGLRTSLPSHHPAFLPTHGIYTCQIGKLHNWAASAAFLSANSLMNVRSLLGVNQSSHNYSHSPAAHIKRSPSPAGHSGPEGDSENSSDGFSPQRHDQENVQQRIEPRTPVLRSPFPQMHDRSHHEATHRVLKTVS